One Streptomyces sp. V2I9 genomic window carries:
- a CDS encoding PIG-L deacetylase family protein, with translation MTGGVGEGYADPIQAPGTSEAAWRAWPGWGDLPEAVLGGVGRVVVVAAHPDDEVLGFGGALAMLAGAGAEVIVVAVTDGEGSHPDSGVVTASELVRMRTAETRAALAELGAGDATVVRLRVPDTRVGVFEDEVVARIASLAGGADLVVAPWTGDVHGDHEAAGRAAVRAAACVGVPCWLYPVWMWHWAVPGDSRVPWGRAAVVPLSSAVLERKRAAVGRFVSQIAPLGPGPGDAAILPPDELAHHLRDREVVFR, from the coding sequence ATCCCATTCAGGCGCCCGGTACCTCGGAAGCGGCTTGGCGGGCGTGGCCGGGTTGGGGTGATCTTCCGGAGGCTGTTCTGGGGGGTGTGGGCCGTGTGGTGGTGGTCGCGGCTCATCCGGATGACGAGGTGCTCGGGTTCGGCGGTGCGCTGGCGATGCTGGCGGGGGCGGGGGCGGAGGTGATCGTCGTGGCGGTCACGGATGGTGAGGGTTCTCACCCTGATAGTGGTGTCGTCACCGCGTCCGAGCTGGTTCGGATGCGTACGGCCGAGACGCGTGCCGCGTTGGCGGAGCTGGGTGCGGGGGATGCGACCGTGGTGCGCCTGCGGGTTCCCGATACGCGGGTGGGGGTGTTCGAGGACGAGGTCGTGGCTCGGATCGCGTCGCTGGCCGGCGGGGCGGATCTGGTGGTCGCGCCGTGGACCGGGGATGTGCATGGTGATCATGAGGCGGCCGGGCGGGCCGCTGTGCGGGCGGCGGCTTGTGTGGGTGTTCCGTGCTGGCTCTATCCGGTGTGGATGTGGCACTGGGCGGTGCCGGGCGATTCGCGGGTTCCCTGGGGGCGTGCGGCCGTCGTTCCGTTGTCCTCGGCGGTGTTGGAACGGAAGAGGGCGGCGGTGGGGCGGTTCGTCAGCCAGATCGCTCCGCTGGGGCCGGGGCCGGGTGACGCGGCGATCCTGCCTCCGGATGAGCTGGCACACCATCTGCGCGACCGGGAGGTGGTCTTCCGGTGA
- a CDS encoding DNA-binding protein, giving the protein MDSTKTDTPTEGGTRGVEELLRAGAVLPPGTATGGARAVPVVAQTYRHPALADDQVVVRLVSVEPGDDPGTGFLGLQAEGEPVEVGVGQPRALGFPEWVLVHHPEDGHLAMSLLERMEKISRTAKSRPKRARASFEEIGRELAGAVPHVLPTFYEQAGRVFLDADEKSYASMMFSHARKAETAHGLPFDEERMDTVFLEFSLADAVQPAMLSSYAKGLSSRSRLTPGRALRHVRGLFVRLAAHGSAPSGPAVGDLRRLAKAAAGKGAFDVEVDHLRQMLVQPGTAKAPTSWWKANRKALLELTRREPAFRGVLLGMMPAGWKPHELTYWAELLEETGALAGLFDPALPSDVRPPDGTAGWASRLLEAVPPRDLYPLFDRMADVLRTELAATDASLPAPMDAVLLDRLLALGIALSAPGCCCAQIQLDAWAQEDDRSDLLALRADVRFRPAFRRGCDRYVGGREHALLAASPGGRPMLADWVAQTARAYLPAELSAFSSRYSTPLYRLRELSGEILAVAEAEVRAALAPGLAPALTRALRSGILDELGWPAWDEAVAALETPDPLEAITVADAWPHLVLRANRQIRVIGGEGAVLTHTLEVPAGTPRLAHIECHYVDGELGVYWQPVDGSGAYVHWPRSAPEPAPSGYPIPRMSEIRWSDEGIGVCTLPLPGGGRATGGGVVRPGDSAFPYERELLSDGTSFWVLARDGDHPHREPRWYTYDPVTDTVGETGMPDWFGEGLRAAPPGSRLLAARLLPAFSAGPGPLCAPVGGLIGWRVLELPDGSMRAEDLAGRAVVLPKGAEPPRHVLEFPGTGRLLAVTCEYGTIKVLDGEGDGRVVAVVPRGEGGAVGFAAGTRLLPPLHFWHLLRPRDPQGSAALRRIGEETVAELLAAAVAERQEDAGDEASGTCGPSRLVDLISTLLPEVGHHALRTGIAGMVRHAAEYQSVLNAARARLDAAVLAAGDAKENAREEDVREAGRGEGGGGPECDPTENAARAGVPETGGPRTATSGPGAPEPNGPRAESVGAAPRGDLPEPPDDETLARAVGGLDLVAGRHLSSYEHDLFEALGLIGDLIRTPIGTEPDDRPASLDPIDVLNWRDLPSMAAPLALRAASPATPDVDRAAQHAYFAEATARGLSELNPAHWRVVLLEADTALLTDPRELYAAEFPPTVRVVGDGAFLLFCRAWEHAPQWALPSGRSQARRALHHDPAGRFETPTPYLPVADGPFVPDPKRAPGWSAVLLAELAERGPAPWFPEAAETFARLTGATPTMARLLVAGMPRIDDDRAMPAETLKTIGVQPADVRLAKDLLRSLAAPDVRRAVLDALLPTDPTRLWTDGPDAVAAAEVWNRMVGRRTPVPEEPLRLAAETLGESWWRPYDAVPAFLHADTDPRFHSAVIDEEYYGIGALQGTPAVDIGVLKGTVALTACLAHRLPVGDPVRTALAGALAAVRDRVADPEVMIALKVRDADTEKLQRLLGEPVDVGEHAVRYGPVVVGKEARNPHASFRSVVSGEDEGEPLLKALFGSGPRGAEETALRLLGDERFAALLADPGEPGAGARDEDGRWWPQHPGHSAPALVAEAAEKYGIHEDAAVLYLMVLAMPDPTDRNTALWTGWPRQRGGTARLRTARDRLAATGLVVEGKRTRAARTLFLPGEWVSLPKPHIPLERWKLPLHPLLDGENTPLGVVVPTEPAADLYRRAWQRVVDGDGPRFEKIEAPRPRKHHR; this is encoded by the coding sequence ATGGACAGCACGAAGACGGACACCCCCACGGAGGGCGGCACGAGGGGCGTGGAGGAACTGCTGCGGGCCGGCGCGGTCCTGCCGCCGGGCACCGCCACAGGCGGCGCCCGGGCCGTCCCCGTGGTCGCCCAGACCTACCGGCATCCCGCGCTCGCCGACGACCAGGTCGTCGTACGCCTGGTATCCGTGGAACCAGGAGACGACCCCGGTACGGGATTCCTCGGCCTGCAGGCCGAGGGCGAGCCGGTGGAGGTCGGGGTGGGACAGCCGCGGGCGCTGGGCTTCCCGGAATGGGTTCTCGTCCACCACCCCGAGGACGGCCACCTCGCCATGTCCCTCCTCGAACGCATGGAGAAGATCTCGCGGACGGCGAAGTCCCGACCGAAGCGGGCGCGCGCGTCCTTCGAGGAGATCGGCCGGGAACTCGCGGGCGCCGTACCGCACGTGCTCCCCACCTTCTACGAGCAGGCGGGCCGGGTGTTCCTGGACGCCGACGAGAAGTCGTACGCCTCCATGATGTTCTCCCACGCGCGCAAGGCGGAGACCGCGCACGGGCTGCCGTTCGACGAGGAGCGCATGGACACGGTCTTCCTCGAGTTCTCCCTGGCCGACGCCGTGCAGCCGGCCATGCTCTCCAGCTACGCGAAGGGACTGTCGTCCCGCTCCCGGCTGACGCCCGGCAGGGCGCTGCGGCACGTGCGCGGGCTCTTCGTACGGCTCGCGGCACACGGATCGGCCCCCTCGGGCCCCGCCGTGGGCGATCTGCGCAGGCTGGCGAAAGCGGCCGCGGGCAAGGGCGCGTTCGACGTGGAGGTCGACCATCTGCGGCAGATGCTGGTGCAGCCGGGCACGGCCAAGGCCCCCACGAGCTGGTGGAAGGCGAACAGGAAGGCGCTGCTGGAACTCACCCGGCGGGAGCCCGCCTTCCGCGGCGTCCTGCTGGGCATGATGCCCGCGGGCTGGAAGCCTCACGAGCTCACGTACTGGGCGGAGTTGCTGGAGGAAACCGGCGCTCTCGCCGGGCTGTTCGACCCCGCGCTCCCCTCGGACGTACGCCCTCCCGACGGCACCGCCGGCTGGGCGAGCAGGCTGCTGGAGGCCGTGCCGCCCCGCGATCTGTACCCGCTCTTCGACCGGATGGCCGACGTCCTGCGCACCGAACTGGCCGCCACCGACGCCTCGCTCCCCGCACCCATGGACGCCGTCCTCCTCGACCGGCTCCTGGCCCTGGGCATAGCGCTGTCCGCCCCGGGATGCTGTTGTGCGCAGATCCAGTTGGACGCGTGGGCACAGGAGGACGACCGGAGCGATCTCCTCGCCCTGCGGGCCGACGTCCGCTTCCGCCCGGCCTTCCGAAGGGGCTGCGACCGGTATGTGGGCGGCAGGGAACACGCCTTGCTGGCCGCATCCCCCGGCGGGCGGCCGATGCTCGCCGACTGGGTGGCACAGACGGCCCGCGCGTACCTTCCCGCCGAGTTGAGCGCCTTCTCCTCGCGGTACTCCACCCCTCTGTACAGACTGCGGGAGCTGTCGGGAGAGATCCTGGCCGTCGCCGAGGCGGAGGTACGGGCCGCCCTGGCCCCCGGTCTCGCCCCCGCCCTCACCCGCGCCCTGCGGTCCGGAATACTCGACGAACTGGGCTGGCCCGCCTGGGACGAGGCGGTCGCGGCGCTGGAGACGCCGGACCCGCTGGAGGCGATCACGGTCGCCGACGCCTGGCCCCACCTCGTCCTCCGGGCGAACAGGCAGATCAGGGTGATCGGCGGAGAAGGCGCCGTACTCACCCACACGCTGGAGGTCCCGGCCGGGACGCCTCGCCTCGCCCACATCGAGTGCCACTACGTCGACGGTGAACTGGGCGTGTACTGGCAGCCGGTGGACGGGTCCGGCGCGTACGTCCACTGGCCGCGCAGTGCCCCGGAGCCGGCCCCCTCCGGGTACCCGATCCCCCGCATGAGCGAGATCCGTTGGAGCGACGAGGGCATAGGGGTGTGCACCCTGCCGCTGCCCGGCGGAGGACGGGCCACCGGGGGTGGCGTGGTGCGTCCGGGGGATTCCGCCTTCCCGTACGAGCGGGAGCTGCTCAGCGACGGGACGTCGTTCTGGGTACTGGCACGGGACGGGGACCACCCGCACCGGGAGCCCCGGTGGTACACGTACGATCCGGTCACCGACACGGTGGGCGAGACCGGTATGCCGGACTGGTTCGGCGAGGGCCTGCGCGCCGCCCCGCCGGGGAGCCGGTTGCTGGCGGCCCGGTTGCTGCCGGCCTTCTCCGCCGGACCGGGGCCGCTGTGCGCGCCGGTGGGCGGCCTGATCGGCTGGCGCGTGCTGGAACTGCCGGACGGCTCCATGCGGGCCGAGGACCTCGCCGGACGCGCCGTCGTCCTGCCCAAGGGGGCGGAACCTCCCCGGCATGTGCTGGAGTTCCCCGGAACCGGCCGCTTGCTGGCGGTGACCTGTGAGTACGGCACCATCAAGGTGCTCGACGGCGAGGGCGACGGCCGCGTGGTGGCCGTGGTTCCGCGGGGAGAGGGCGGTGCCGTCGGCTTCGCCGCCGGAACCCGGCTTCTGCCACCCCTGCACTTCTGGCACCTGCTGCGGCCCCGCGACCCTCAGGGCTCCGCGGCGCTCCGCCGGATCGGCGAGGAGACCGTGGCGGAACTGCTGGCCGCCGCCGTCGCCGAGCGGCAGGAGGATGCCGGGGACGAGGCGTCCGGCACGTGCGGCCCGAGCCGGCTGGTCGACCTGATCAGCACGCTGCTGCCGGAGGTGGGCCACCACGCGCTGCGCACGGGCATCGCCGGAATGGTGCGGCACGCAGCCGAGTACCAGAGCGTCCTGAACGCGGCGCGCGCCCGTTTGGACGCCGCCGTCCTCGCCGCCGGGGACGCCAAGGAGAACGCGCGGGAGGAAGACGTCCGGGAGGCGGGTCGTGGCGAGGGGGGCGGCGGTCCGGAATGCGACCCGACGGAGAACGCCGCGCGGGCGGGTGTGCCGGAGACGGGCGGACCGCGGACGGCCACTTCCGGACCAGGCGCACCGGAGCCGAACGGCCCGCGGGCGGAGTCGGTGGGCGCGGCCCCCCGGGGCGACCTGCCCGAGCCTCCCGACGACGAGACCCTCGCCAGGGCGGTGGGCGGCCTCGACCTGGTCGCCGGCCGTCACCTCAGCTCATACGAACACGACCTCTTCGAAGCCCTGGGGTTGATCGGCGACCTGATCCGGACGCCCATCGGGACCGAGCCGGACGACAGGCCGGCGTCCCTGGACCCGATCGACGTCCTGAACTGGCGCGACCTGCCCTCGATGGCGGCCCCGCTCGCCCTGCGGGCCGCTTCCCCGGCCACTCCGGACGTCGACCGCGCGGCGCAGCACGCGTACTTCGCCGAAGCGACCGCCCGAGGGCTCTCCGAACTGAATCCCGCACACTGGCGCGTCGTCCTGTTGGAAGCGGACACGGCCCTGCTCACAGACCCCCGCGAGCTGTACGCTGCCGAGTTCCCGCCGACCGTCCGCGTCGTGGGCGACGGCGCCTTCCTCCTCTTCTGCAGGGCGTGGGAGCACGCCCCGCAGTGGGCTCTCCCCTCGGGCCGGTCGCAGGCCCGGAGAGCTCTCCACCACGATCCGGCGGGCCGGTTCGAGACGCCCACCCCTTACCTGCCGGTGGCCGACGGCCCGTTCGTGCCGGATCCGAAGCGCGCTCCCGGCTGGAGCGCCGTGCTCCTCGCCGAACTCGCCGAACGCGGCCCCGCCCCCTGGTTCCCCGAGGCCGCCGAGACCTTCGCGCGGCTCACCGGGGCCACCCCGACCATGGCCCGGCTCCTGGTCGCCGGGATGCCGCGTATCGACGACGACCGGGCCATGCCCGCCGAGACGCTCAAGACCATCGGCGTGCAGCCTGCCGACGTACGCCTGGCCAAGGACCTGCTGCGGTCCCTGGCCGCCCCCGACGTCCGGCGGGCCGTCCTGGACGCGCTCCTGCCCACCGACCCGACCCGGCTGTGGACGGACGGCCCCGACGCGGTCGCGGCTGCGGAGGTCTGGAACCGCATGGTCGGCCGACGCACTCCCGTCCCCGAGGAGCCGCTCCGGTTGGCGGCCGAGACCCTGGGCGAGAGCTGGTGGCGGCCCTACGACGCGGTGCCCGCGTTCCTCCACGCGGACACCGACCCGCGGTTCCACAGCGCTGTGATCGATGAGGAGTACTACGGCATCGGCGCCTTGCAGGGGACGCCCGCCGTGGACATCGGGGTGCTGAAGGGGACGGTGGCCCTGACGGCCTGTCTGGCCCACCGGCTCCCCGTCGGTGATCCGGTGCGTACGGCTCTCGCCGGAGCCCTGGCAGCGGTACGCGACCGCGTGGCCGACCCCGAGGTGATGATCGCGCTGAAGGTCCGCGACGCCGATACGGAGAAGCTGCAGCGGCTGCTCGGGGAGCCCGTGGACGTCGGCGAGCACGCCGTGCGCTACGGCCCGGTCGTCGTAGGCAAGGAGGCCCGCAACCCGCACGCGTCCTTCCGCTCGGTGGTGTCCGGCGAGGACGAGGGCGAACCGCTCCTGAAGGCCCTCTTCGGCAGCGGCCCCCGGGGAGCGGAGGAGACCGCGCTCCGCCTGCTCGGCGACGAGCGGTTCGCGGCGCTGCTCGCCGATCCCGGAGAGCCGGGGGCCGGCGCACGCGACGAGGACGGCCGGTGGTGGCCGCAGCACCCCGGTCATTCCGCCCCCGCCCTCGTCGCCGAGGCGGCCGAGAAGTACGGCATCCACGAGGACGCCGCCGTTCTCTACCTGATGGTGCTCGCCATGCCCGACCCGACCGACCGCAACACCGCCCTCTGGACCGGCTGGCCGAGGCAGCGAGGCGGTACGGCCCGGCTCCGCACCGCCCGCGACCGGCTCGCGGCGACCGGCCTCGTGGTGGAAGGCAAACGCACCCGCGCAGCCCGCACCCTGTTCCTGCCGGGGGAATGGGTCTCCCTCCCCAAGCCGCACATCCCCCTCGAACGATGGAAGCTGCCGCTCCACCCCCTCCTCGACGGCGAGAACACGCCCCTCGGCGTCGTCGTCCCCACCGAACCCGCCGCCGACCTCTACCGGCGCGCCTGGCAGCGCGTCGTGGACGGGGACGGCCCCCGCTTCGAGAAGATCGAGGCGCCGCGACCGCGCAAGCACCACCGCTGA
- a CDS encoding RidA family protein: protein MTITLVNPDGLPKIDAYHQVSIATGSRLVSVAGQVSWDAEMRTVGAGDLAAQVEQSYLNVATALAGAGASFADVVKLTVYVVDWTPDKMAAFGEGVTRAAAKLGGAVPAPPGTLIGVAALSSPDHLVEVEATAVLG, encoded by the coding sequence ATGACCATCACCCTGGTGAACCCTGACGGACTGCCGAAGATCGACGCCTACCACCAGGTGTCCATCGCCACCGGCTCGCGGCTGGTCTCCGTCGCCGGACAGGTCTCCTGGGACGCCGAGATGCGCACCGTCGGCGCGGGCGATCTCGCCGCCCAGGTCGAGCAGAGCTACCTCAACGTCGCCACCGCCCTGGCCGGCGCCGGAGCCTCCTTCGCCGACGTGGTGAAGCTGACCGTCTACGTCGTCGACTGGACGCCCGACAAGATGGCCGCCTTCGGCGAGGGCGTGACCCGGGCCGCCGCGAAGCTGGGCGGCGCCGTCCCCGCTCCCCCGGGCACCCTGATCGGCGTCGCGGCCCTCTCCTCCCCCGACCACCTCGTCGAGGTCGAAGCCACCGCCGTCCTCGGCTGA
- a CDS encoding LamG-like jellyroll fold domain-containing protein, with amino-acid sequence MVRPLEQGDPRALGDYQVVGRLGEGGMGRVFLGRSPGGRPVAIKVVHTALVHEPEFRDRFRREVQASRRVGGAFTAPVIDADTEAEQPWMVSSYIPGPSLHQEVAEKGPLPPVTLTALAAGLAEALASIHRVGLVHRDLKPSNVLLADDGPRVIDFGIARAFDATGLTRTGATIGSAGFMSPEQVGGGEVTAATDVFSLGAVLAFAATGVGPFGVGPAPVMLYRVVYEEPVLEAVPDPALRSLVADCLAKDPALRPTPRQFLRRVAPAAPRAGRTTVGGAGTGEQAGVPTRRATLAEMFTQYAGAPLTPPAASGGQQAAPGDPRRSVGLNTAPPAAERIAEAAGSPTLADPPAPAGAHEEVVAPAAPPPAPGFGPAVVVPRPRPVGAWPLDERSGTRASDATGRRHAVATAVRWGERPGQGAEFNGFTSEVVTDAAVIDTVRGSFTVSAWVRLGVIPPHFVTAVSQDGEETSGFYLQYSSHEGRWAFARPDLRVASRTRPVAGEWTHLTGVCDSFAGELRLFVNGVEEGAIHDRRPTPSEGPFVIGRARYGRIPVDHFPGSIKDVMVFDRALTEREARSLSRP; translated from the coding sequence GTGGTGCGGCCGTTGGAGCAGGGAGACCCGAGGGCCCTGGGTGACTACCAGGTGGTGGGGCGCCTGGGGGAAGGGGGGATGGGCCGGGTCTTCCTGGGGCGTTCTCCGGGCGGCCGCCCGGTGGCGATCAAGGTGGTGCACACCGCGCTGGTGCACGAGCCGGAGTTCCGGGACCGGTTCCGCCGCGAGGTGCAGGCGTCCCGCAGGGTCGGAGGAGCTTTCACCGCTCCGGTGATCGACGCCGACACGGAGGCGGAACAGCCCTGGATGGTCTCCAGTTACATCCCCGGCCCCTCACTCCACCAGGAGGTCGCCGAGAAGGGGCCCCTGCCGCCGGTGACACTGACCGCGCTGGCCGCGGGCCTCGCGGAAGCACTGGCCTCCATCCACCGGGTCGGCCTGGTGCACCGCGACCTCAAACCCTCCAACGTACTGCTCGCCGACGACGGACCCCGCGTCATCGACTTCGGTATCGCCCGGGCCTTCGACGCCACCGGTCTCACCAGGACCGGGGCCACCATCGGCTCGGCCGGTTTCATGTCCCCCGAGCAGGTCGGGGGCGGCGAGGTCACCGCGGCCACCGACGTCTTCTCCCTGGGCGCGGTGCTGGCCTTCGCCGCCACCGGCGTCGGCCCGTTCGGTGTGGGGCCGGCGCCGGTGATGCTCTACCGCGTGGTGTACGAGGAACCCGTCCTGGAGGCCGTCCCGGACCCCGCGCTGCGTTCCCTGGTGGCCGACTGCCTGGCCAAGGACCCGGCCCTCCGCCCTACCCCGCGCCAGTTCCTGCGCAGGGTGGCCCCGGCCGCCCCCCGGGCCGGTCGCACCACCGTGGGCGGGGCGGGCACCGGGGAGCAGGCCGGAGTGCCCACGCGGCGCGCCACCCTCGCGGAGATGTTCACCCAGTACGCCGGGGCGCCCCTCACACCGCCGGCGGCGTCCGGCGGGCAGCAGGCCGCGCCGGGGGACCCCCGCCGCTCCGTGGGCCTCAACACAGCGCCCCCGGCCGCCGAGAGGATCGCGGAAGCCGCGGGCTCGCCGACCCTCGCAGACCCGCCAGCCCCCGCCGGGGCCCACGAGGAGGTGGTGGCTCCCGCAGCTCCGCCGCCCGCGCCCGGCTTCGGGCCGGCGGTGGTGGTGCCGCGACCGCGTCCCGTCGGGGCCTGGCCGCTCGACGAACGCTCCGGAACGCGAGCGTCCGACGCCACCGGGCGCCGTCACGCCGTGGCCACGGCGGTCAGGTGGGGTGAGCGCCCCGGACAGGGGGCCGAGTTCAACGGGTTCACCAGCGAAGTGGTCACCGACGCCGCGGTGATCGACACCGTCCGCGGCAGCTTCACCGTCAGCGCATGGGTCCGGCTCGGTGTGATACCCCCGCACTTCGTCACCGCGGTCAGCCAGGACGGCGAGGAGACCAGCGGTTTCTACCTCCAGTACTCCTCCCACGAAGGCCGCTGGGCCTTCGCCCGCCCGGACCTGCGCGTCGCGTCCAGGACCCGGCCGGTCGCCGGGGAATGGACCCACCTGACCGGTGTCTGCGACAGCTTCGCCGGGGAACTGCGTCTCTTCGTGAACGGCGTCGAGGAGGGAGCGATCCACGACCGCAGGCCGACGCCGTCCGAAGGCCCCTTCGTCATCGGCCGTGCTCGCTACGGCCGGATACCGGTCGATCACTTCCCGGGCAGCATCAAGGACGTCATGGTCTTCGACCGCGCCCTCACCGAGAGGGAAGCCCGCAGCCTGTCCCGACCATGA
- a CDS encoding DUF4132 domain-containing protein — protein MGWLAAGDTYEIALREGRVVARSAADRRPSSLPEEIRDDPAVIGLQRFAEWMEWHAAGCVKQVETWMVSSLPVPTALLAQVWPDEAWRNTLRDLVVVGGDPEETGFLRGVERTGDAGGLPLVVTTGGDTLRISSPTVALPHPVLLPQLEELRSHAAEFGVSQRVEQLHRPTWRKPEAADALADEAATFAGAYYASWYRLAGRATALGHKVGGDHATVRVQEAGRTLTAAVHIGNAYNNADGATAGEVVWSDPHGSPLPLTDVGPIAWSEGMRMAAALHAGRTVTADHPAG, from the coding sequence ATGGGCTGGCTGGCCGCGGGTGACACATACGAGATCGCGCTCAGGGAGGGGCGGGTGGTGGCGAGGTCCGCTGCGGACCGGCGGCCGAGCAGCCTGCCCGAAGAGATACGGGACGATCCGGCGGTGATCGGACTCCAGCGGTTCGCCGAGTGGATGGAGTGGCACGCGGCCGGGTGCGTGAAGCAGGTGGAGACCTGGATGGTGTCCTCGCTGCCCGTGCCCACCGCCCTGCTGGCGCAGGTATGGCCCGACGAGGCATGGCGCAACACGCTGCGCGATCTCGTCGTGGTCGGCGGGGACCCCGAAGAGACCGGATTCCTGCGGGGCGTCGAAAGGACCGGGGACGCCGGCGGGCTGCCGCTCGTGGTGACGACCGGCGGTGACACCCTTCGCATCTCGTCCCCCACGGTGGCCCTGCCGCACCCGGTCCTCCTTCCGCAGTTGGAGGAACTGCGGTCTCACGCAGCCGAGTTCGGTGTCTCCCAACGGGTCGAGCAGCTCCACCGGCCCACCTGGCGCAAGCCGGAGGCGGCCGACGCCCTCGCGGACGAGGCCGCGACGTTCGCCGGCGCGTACTACGCGTCCTGGTACCGCCTGGCAGGTCGGGCCACCGCCCTCGGCCACAAGGTCGGCGGCGACCACGCCACCGTCCGCGTCCAGGAAGCGGGACGGACCCTCACCGCGGCGGTCCACATCGGCAACGCCTACAACAACGCCGACGGGGCGACGGCCGGCGAAGTGGTCTGGAGCGACCCCCACGGCTCCCCGCTGCCACTCACCGACGTCGGCCCCATCGCCTGGTCCGAGGGGATGCGCATGGCCGCCGCCCTGCACGCCGGACGCACGGTGACCGCGGACCACCCCGCCGGCTGA
- a CDS encoding glycosyltransferase, translating into MSARGGVAAVAVVVPARDEEDLLPAALASVRAAAEHPGVGAVPVLIVVVADSCTDATAAVARAAGALVVPVGFRSVGRARAAGVRAALGVFGDVRDRVWVASTDADSAVRPDWLAHQLARAAEGWDAVVGTVIAGCWPPGEPDLAVRYHRLYEATRPSAGRPWRHPHVHGANLGVGSRAYAVAGGFPPEPLDEDRGLVEALERTGARILRTADCPVATSTRATPRARGGFGDHLAGLGRRAPLAAAGGEAAG; encoded by the coding sequence GTGAGCGCGCGGGGCGGTGTTGCCGCCGTGGCCGTCGTCGTCCCGGCCCGTGACGAGGAGGATCTGCTGCCGGCCGCGCTGGCTTCGGTGCGTGCGGCGGCGGAGCATCCCGGTGTCGGGGCGGTGCCTGTGCTCATCGTGGTCGTGGCCGACTCCTGTACGGATGCCACCGCCGCGGTCGCCCGGGCCGCGGGCGCTCTCGTCGTTCCGGTGGGTTTCCGGAGCGTCGGCCGTGCCCGGGCCGCCGGTGTCCGCGCGGCGCTCGGCGTCTTCGGCGACGTCCGGGACCGTGTGTGGGTCGCTTCCACGGATGCCGACAGCGCTGTGCGGCCGGACTGGCTGGCCCACCAGCTGGCCCGTGCCGCCGAAGGGTGGGACGCGGTCGTGGGTACGGTGATCGCGGGGTGCTGGCCGCCGGGCGAGCCTGATCTGGCCGTCCGCTACCACCGCCTGTACGAGGCGACCCGTCCGTCGGCCGGCCGGCCCTGGCGTCACCCTCATGTGCATGGTGCGAACCTGGGTGTCGGCAGCCGTGCCTATGCGGTGGCGGGTGGTTTTCCGCCTGAACCGCTCGACGAGGACCGGGGGCTGGTCGAGGCGTTGGAACGTACGGGCGCACGCATTCTGCGTACCGCCGATTGTCCTGTGGCCACGTCGACCCGTGCGACGCCTCGTGCTCGCGGGGGTTTCGGTGATCACCTGGCAGGGCTGGGGCGGCGGGCTCCGCTCGCCGCGGCGGGCGGGGAGGCCGCGGGTTGA
- a CDS encoding helix-turn-helix domain-containing protein, which produces MVTKAYPGSPDQADLSRADSLAREVFSDIANKWALLIIETIGDRTARFGTLRDGVEGISHKMLTQNLRMLERNGLVVRTVHPVVPPRVEYTLTEAGQALRVTIDGMCAWTHQYLAHIETARRHFATDRPDGSPR; this is translated from the coding sequence ATGGTGACCAAGGCCTACCCGGGCTCGCCCGACCAGGCGGACCTGAGCCGCGCCGACTCCCTGGCGCGGGAGGTCTTCTCGGACATCGCCAACAAGTGGGCCCTGCTGATCATCGAGACCATCGGTGACCGCACCGCCCGCTTCGGCACCCTGCGGGACGGGGTCGAGGGCATCAGCCACAAGATGCTCACCCAGAACCTGCGCATGCTGGAGCGCAACGGACTGGTCGTCCGCACGGTCCATCCCGTCGTACCCCCGCGCGTCGAGTACACCCTCACCGAGGCGGGACAGGCCCTGCGCGTGACGATCGACGGCATGTGCGCCTGGACCCACCAGTATCTCGCCCACATCGAAACGGCCCGCCGCCACTTCGCCACCGACCGACCGGACGGTTCCCCGCGCTGA
- a CDS encoding SAM-dependent methyltransferase: MYRGARDPWHLAERWYERRKYDLTLASLPLPRYRRAFEPACSVGELTVRLAERCDRVVACDRVESAVATAGGRTSALPHVDVCRMAVPEQWPAGRFDLIVLSELLYYFDAPALHRVLDLAVGALEPGGTLVTVHWNHPVPDHRGTGTTLARTVGSLSGLSLTADHREDDFVLQVYERTGPGGAAVPSPAAREGLV, from the coding sequence ATGTATCGCGGTGCCCGGGACCCCTGGCACCTCGCCGAGCGGTGGTACGAGCGGCGCAAGTACGATCTCACGCTGGCGAGTCTGCCGTTGCCGCGTTACCGGCGTGCTTTCGAACCTGCTTGTTCTGTGGGTGAGTTGACGGTGCGTCTGGCGGAGCGGTGTGATCGGGTCGTGGCGTGCGACCGGGTGGAGTCCGCGGTCGCGACCGCGGGCGGGCGTACTTCCGCTCTGCCTCATGTGGACGTGTGCCGTATGGCCGTTCCCGAGCAGTGGCCTGCTGGGCGTTTCGACCTGATCGTCCTGTCCGAATTGCTCTACTATTTCGACGCGCCCGCCCTGCACCGTGTCCTGGATCTCGCTGTGGGTGCTCTGGAGCCCGGCGGCACCCTGGTCACGGTCCACTGGAACCATCCGGTTCCTGATCACCGGGGTACCGGCACCACACTGGCCCGTACGGTCGGTTCCCTCTCCGGGCTGTCTCTGACGGCCGACCACCGTGAGGACGACTTCGTGCTTCAGGTGTACGAGCGCACCGGCCCCGGTGGTGCGGCCGTTCCTTCTCCCGCGGCCCGTGAAGGACTCGTGTGA